catgtagATAAAACCTGCCCAATCAGCATCAATCTTTAAGGCTTTGGAAATGTCAGTTTTGTTTAGTTGAGAGTGAAGCTGCTGATGCTGGTTTTCATCTGGGCTCAGctgaatgggaaaggaaaaaccaTTGCTTTTCAACTTTTCAAGTGCATGGAACACTTAGTAATGGATTAGTCTCTAATAAAATGTAACTTATCAGGATGTGTTGGTGCTTTTTAACTCATGGGTAATTTTTCAACTGTTTATTTTAGGAGCAATTCAACAGATACGAGAGAGCAATCTATGCAGCACTCAGTGGAAACCTCAAGCAGGTATGTTAGGCCTCCTAGTACATGGTGTTCAGCACTTGTGAATTATTATATGTGATAATAACATCATAAAGACATTCTTCTTAATGTGCTTTCAAAAGCTTAGTAATCATGACAATAGCAATAACAGACATGGTCTGTGCAAGATTTTTCTGCCTTAATTAAATATACTTAATAGACTTTTTTAGTATTATTGTTGCTGACCCTCAGGGCAACcggttttgattttgttgttttagatTTGAAATGTTAGTGTTATCTAAAAGCTTGTGCAGCCACTTTTCTGCCCATGCACCATATTCTGATTTGTCAGTGTAACCAAATTTCACTATTGATAGTTTCAAGTAGTTCTTCTTATGTGTTTGAATCCTCCAGGTATTTTCTGTGCTCTCCTTCTTCTAAGTACCGATGCTTTTTGTACATGTATGTAAATAAATCACTACTTAGGAGAAGGAACTGGATATGAAGTTTTAGCACAAAGACGGCAAATCAGAGAGTCatggaattgctcaggttggaaaagaccttaaagataatcgagtccaaccacaacccaaccatatGACCCcatctaacaaccctctgctaaatcatgtccctgaggaaaaaaaactgatcCTAAGTTACAGTTGGTGTGTTTGGATTCTGATGGTTCTCCATCTCTAACATTTTGCTCTGTTCTGTTGCTTAAAATATGCAGCTTCTTCCAGTTTGTGACACGTGGGAGGACACCGTTTGGGCTTATTTCAGGGTCATGGTGGATACACTCGTGGAGCAGGAAATACGAACATCAGTAGTAAGTGCCGAGGAGGTGGAAGAGCTCCCGAGGGAGTATTTAGAAACCAAGTAAGTTTTAGGTAGCAGTTGTGTTCCTCCCCTCAACAAAGGATCGTTTCACAGTATTAAATGTAATGTTTgtggtgtggggtttttttttaaccttctgtCTTCTACTTTAAAGCTGGACTtcagaaaaagtatttgaagaacTTCAGGCAACAGACAAGAAGGTATTTATTGCTGACAGTTTCTCCTCACTGTTGGCTATTTTAACTTACACAGTCCTTTGTGCTCCTCTATTTCATCAAACAGTGACTGGCTTTCTGTCCCTGTAATGTATTCTTCATTCAAATAGATTTTTCTGACACCTTTTAATGATGAAGAAGGTGCAggttttgtcttgtttcttaTCTGCCAAACTAATTGAATGTGCTGAAGAAACAGCGGAGCACAAATTGCTGTCAGACGTGCAAAGCAGACAATGTAAATCGCATTATTAACACTCTGATAAAATGTGTGAAGAATGATTGCTTGGGGTTTTCTTTGTGGGAGGTTCGCATGTATATTTCAGAGCAGGTCTTTCAAAAGaagtatgtatatttttagTACACTGTGTTTGTCCTTTCATTTAAGCTGGAATAGATAAATTAGATGTTAATTTTTGTAAAGATTAAATTGAAACTGTATTAGATGGGGTCAAATGAAAAGCTTGCAGATGGAAGCAGCCAGCCAGGTACACTCAGCTGCCGTGGCCTTTCTGGTGCTGTGCTCACCAGCCAGTTTCATGGGTGCATTTGAATTGTGTTTCATGCCTTAGTTTCCCTACAGAAAAGATATATTCAAGTGAGTTTCACAGGCCTTTTCCCTAAAGATTCATAGACAGTGTTGCAGCTTTTATGACTTTGTAGAATCTATTCTAATACACAGTCATTCTGTTCAAAGCAAGAAGCCCTTATTCTTAGATCTCTATTATGAAAGCATTAACTTCACGGATCTATATTCCAGCTCTTTCAGTTTGCTGATATCCTTGTAATTGAAAATGGACATAGTGTGGGCAGTTTCTTTAATGCAGAAAACCctttgaacttctttttttcctctaagaaacctttgctttgtttacaaatttgcttttttgtttctttttttaccatGTTGTGCTGTTACCATGTTGTGCTGTAAGATTTTATTCACAGTTTGAactctctcttttcctccccagAGAGTTATAGAGGAGAACCAAGAACACTATCGTGTGATTCAGAAATTCATTATACTGGGAGATGTGGATGGTGAGCTTTCCTCTAAGTGACTTTTAAATGCCAACTGGCTGCATTATCTCTGGTGATCTTTCCAGCAACTTCTGTGTGAAAGGATTTTAGAACTTAGGCAAACTCCACCTAAAAATGAAGCTGATTCTTTAATCAAGAGCTATAGAGAGTTTCTGCAGCTTGACCTACAAAGTAGTTTTTGAGGTGGTTGTGAAAACATGTAGATGATTCAGAATACAGGTGAGAATATCGCTGCATCTTTGTCTAAGAAATGCCAGAATGCATTTCTTACAGCAGAGATTAAAGCCAAACAGATGAATATTTGCCAAGCTGTCCCAGTTCTGTTTTATTGTGCATTTAAGGCTAAACTGTATTAGTTGAATAGATGCATAGTTTTGAAACACGTAGTTCATTGGGGTATGACTGATCCAGGTGTTGTTGGTGGTTACAGGTCTGATGGAGGAATTCAACAGATGGATTTCCAAAGACAGACACGTGCTTCCAGGGCACCTCCTTCGTTTCATGACGCACCTTATTCTGTTTTTCCGCACTTTGGGCCTGCAAACTAAGGTAAGTGTTAAGTTAGATTAACTTAAGAAGATCTTCTTCATAGAAGaggattcaatgattctataattcaaAGTTCTCCTAGCAATGTCTGCTCTTGGAATTAGGATGCATGTATTTAAATGCTCAAAATATGTACTGTAATGGTAAATGACTACCAGCCTGATGAGAAGCTATGTGCCTCCACTGTGTTTGTTGATATTGgatccattaaaaaaaagcatctcCTCCAgatcagctttaaaaatgttctttggGGAAGGCAGATTTTATTTAGGAGCCTGTGTTGGAAACAAAGGACCTAACTCAAAATTCAAAGTCAGATTTACATACAGCAGCCAAAATACCCTGACCTCGGGCACTGCCCTTGGAActgtatttattgtatttctgtatttagatGAATCCATATGAACTATAAGAATGTCAGATTATAAGAATCGGACAGAAGTCAGCCTGCATGGTTTTCTTCTAAACCCTTTGGTGAAGGATGTCACACTAATTTGTTCTTGCTTAAACATAAATATGCACAGACATGAGATAACCACAGCAGACTAAAATGATGGCTCTTCAGTAATCAACACTTGGTTCTTAGCTAAAGCTGTTCATGTTATTCAGGCTGTCCTTGGTATTTCCTGGTGTTCaggggttgtttgtttttattggtgGTGGGTTTTGCTACGTTCTcatttaaaattgaatttctatttgtttgcaCTAAGGAGGAAGTCTCTGTTGAAGTCCTAAAGACCTACATCCAGGTAAGCCTTCAGaatgacattttgttttctctgataGTTTAGAtgtaagggaggaaaaaaaaatgagagtaaATGTTACGTGGTGGCAAGAGTTAGTGCTCTCCTAATAGATGCATGGAAGCTTGCCTGAGTATGCAGCATTTCTGTCGGATGCTTAAGTATTATTGACTCTTCTTTGGAAGCTGAGAAATAAGTGGAGTCTTGTGTacgagggggaaaaaaacccacacaattAGGAATCTGGGTTACACATGATTTAGTGTTCTTAACTTAGATGTGTGTACATAGAGGaacattgtttatttttaatatttacttttattcttcaGCGGATGATATCAGAGAGGCACACAGACTTAATAGCTTTCTATGTCAGCCACCTGCCCCCTGAGCTGGCCGTTGCCCAGTACGCTCTGTTTCTAGAAGACGTTACTGAAAGCGATCAGCGCCACCACTGTCTTGAATTAGCAAAAGAAGCAGGTGAGATGTGCTCtgtattaaaatatgttttctacCTGTAACCTGGAATGGCAATTCTATTTCTAAAATAAGCTAAATATCACTTTTGCTTGTGGATTGTGTCCAAACATAGCAGAAATTAAATGCTAACTGCCTGTCTTAAATACATGCTCTGAAGTTTGACACACATATCTGCACGCAGGTCCCCAGCACAGACTGGTGTTTTCTGTTATCTCAGATATCATTCAACTAAAATACCTGCAATAAATTATGTATCTCAATAGCCTGTAATTTAGCGTGGCAGCGAGAGTGTGACCAGCCCAATAACAGTTACAGGCAGTAAGAAATAAGGTCCGTAGGCACAGTCTGGAATTCATTCAGCACTAAGTTTGAATTTCTGATCCCCGCTGTGTAATTCTCTGTTCACACAGGTCTGGATGTTGCAGCCATAACGAAAACTGTTGTTGAGAACATCCGCAAGAAGGATGCTGGGGATTTCAGCCACCATGATCATATGTTAGACACGGGCACGACAGAGGTGAGTGTGCTTTGTTGGGAGCTGTTCCGATCTGCAGTCAAGCACAGCGTCCTTCACCACATCTGTTCTGTATTTGTCTTTAAATACTGCTGGAATTGTCTTGAGAAGGTCTGTGAGagtgtctcactccaatttaggagtgaggcgaggttcttttgatatgttatgcccggcgtgagattaagaagaagaacattcaaatgttgatccgaccagtttattggaaataatagacaattgaggggacggggaagggagagcgacgaataccaaaattagggtgatggggaagggaaagtaagcgatagaaaaaggtagaaaagagcaagaattacattaaagcggggaatagtcacctcctggaagcagcagcGTCCCatagcacgttgttaacgttggtccggggcaaaataagcgtaggggagagcagcagcggaGTAGCAGGCCGCAGATCGATGAAACAcagagaagatggtcagagtagcgaggtctcagGAGGCAGAatctcgagcagcaatcccagaagagataataggcagcagtaggacaatggtggaggaatctgaggtcagatacctagaaaCCCTCAAACCgtggttcttcagcatgcaggcatcttcttcagcatgcaggcgctcgcgtagagaggcatctgatgacagaaaacctccttgtttccgtagtgaggcatctggtatcagaaaacctaaattcggggtttgtccgtgccctttttatccttctttccagccttcgagacatttcgggacggctcgggtcagagtcttgtgatttcctcagagatgtcaatcttccttgagatgagCCAACACGAgagaaagaccacttaagggccattagtcctcagggatggccatcttccttgagataggccaacacaaaaagatcacttaagggccattgatcagtatcttatctccctttcgtagctcccggacttgtccatttcctaaacaaagggatttctcgaaccttggttcccGTGTATCTCAGACAAAaggagtcctggaaccttggccaggacttgcctgaacttgtccatttcagcaaactttgaggcagtaatgtaaaaagcatggcttcttacagAGAGAAACATGCTTTTTGTGTGGCCAAGCAAGGAGATGAATGGCATCAATTCTTAACCTCTGTCTCTACATCTCTTTGATCTTCTGGGCTTGAGTTGTGTGTCACTAGTAGCGTGTCCCTGTGAGAGCACTAAGTGGAGCCTGAAGCCTGTGAAATAACTGTGATAAAATACGTTGTAGCTGAGAGTAGAGTGTTATTGTAGCTTCTAAGAGTTATGAGGATTAATACTTTGGATCTCAGCTGTACTTCATTCCATGTCCAAATGATACATTCCAGCTACTGCAGACATAGTCTGTGCCAACAGGTTCCTTGTCATCACCACCGAATGTCAGCTGGATCTAATTCAGTACTTAAGTGACAATGAGATACTATGAATAGCTGCCCTTCTATTTCCAGAATTTGGTCTGAAAATCTGGGAGGTATTTAGGAACGGATTTTTTGGATGAATTTTGACCATAGAGATTATTGCCGAAGCTTTTGAGACAAAAGGTGTGAATAAAGTGATTATTAGTACGTTGTAAGACTGTCCAGAGATCTCTGGAAACCTGTGTACTTCTTTGAGTGGATTTATTACACTTAATGCCACCTGTGTGTTGTAAATGTTAGTGACTCTAATAAATACATTGATTTTTACAGGCGGATCGGCTGAAAATAGATGTAATCGACTGGCTCGTATTTGATCCTGcacagagggctgaagcactcAAGCAGAGCAATGCTATCATGAGGAAGTTCTTGGGTACTCAACTTCACATATACCGTAGACTTTATACATGTTGGTTTTGTCTTCGTTGACTCTTGGCAATATGTTTGGTCTGGCTGTGCATCTTGTCTGTTAAAGGCATGGGTAATAGAGCAGAGCACTGTACGATGCACCTGTTTTCCTTATAGTGACTTAACTGCGATACGGTTTGTCAGTTTACGTAGGTCAAGTATGGAAATTGCAAAGCTGTTGATACTCAGTTCACATTCTTACAGCATCCAAGAAGCACGAAGCTGCAAAAGACGTGTTTGTGAAGATTCCTCAAGACTCTATAGCAGAAATATACAACCAATGGGAGGAGCAGGGAATAGAAGCCTCTCTTCCAGCTGAAGACGACAACGCTATAAGGGAACATTTATGTATACGGGCATATTTGGTGAGTTTTAAGTAAACTGTGTTTTGAgctattaataaataataatagaatcTTAATATAAATAATGGTGGCTTTGCTTTGGTGGTGACATTTTAAGTGTTACCCATTTGAGTCAACTTGTGATTCTTAGATACAATGCACCCGAAATGTTACAAAACAGTGAGAGCTCCTTTCTGCGCTCAATATGAACCAATGTCCAAACATTGTTTCCAATGCCATGCAGGAAGCCCATGAAATCTTCAATAAATGGTTCCAACACATGAACTCAGCTCCACAGAAGCCGCCTTTGTTGCCACAAGCGAGTTTCACTGAAAAAGTGGCCCAtgagcataaagaaaaaaagtacgAGGTAGGTAAAAGCCCTTCACTGCAGgcatttctgttcttgcttAGGAGACAACCTGAGTTtaatttagaatcatagaattacccaggttggaaaagacctcaaagatcatcaagtccaaccgcagcctaaccatagtaccctaactctaacaaccctctgctaaatcatattactgagcaccacatccaaacagctcttaaacacatccagggatggctCTTaaacacctccctggggagaATGAACCAGGAGTCTGCTCATTCCTTCTGCACTAGAGCTCTATTGATAAAATACTGTGTTTATGTGCCAGAAAGAGGGAGTACAAAACAGCACAATAGTCGAGCCGCTGCACGAGAAATTCTCatgcttttttcctgtgtgaCTCAGATTTATTTGCAGTGCTGCATTATGTAATGGGTAAGCGTTCGTTATAATGTCTTGTTTATCAGCGTTGTGTTATAAATAAATCTGGGTACTTGATTCTCCTATTAACTCTTCTCTGGCTGAAGGTTCTAATCAGAATTAGAGCAGCATGAGTTGTTAGACACACGGTGAAGATTCTGCTCCAGTAGCCTACAAGTCACTGCCCAGCAGAtcatttcctgtttctttgcCAGGTGGACTATGGTATCTGGAAGAGTTTCTTGGATGGTCTTACGAGTGACGTCAAGGAGAAGATGTACAACGTGTTGCTGTTTGTTGATGGAGGATGGATGGTTGATGTTAGAGAGGTAAAATGATTTGTAATATCACGCCATGGAGCACAGAGTGCTGGGCTGTACCCAGCTGTACCCTTGTCATCCTTCTGTTTACTCACTAATAATTCTCTCTGGCCTCGCTGTCACCAGTTCTATGGCCACTTCACCTTCACATATAAATCTGGCAGTGCAGTTTAGGCATAGTCCcattggtttgttttctctttgacaCTACAAATACCTTAATTATGTCTCCTTGTAAAGGTAGATGCCTGTAATATTAacatctgctgtgctttgctaaGGATGCTGAGGAGGACCCTGAACGAACACACCAGATGATTCTGCTACGAAAGCTGTGCCTGCCCATGATGTGCTTCCTGCTGCACAcggtgctgcacagcactgggcagtACCAGGAGTGCCTGCGGCTGGCAGACATGGTGGCATCCGAGCGACACAAGCTCTATACGGTGAGTTATTGAGGCAGCTTCAGGCAGCTTGGCTTCCAATTAAAAGATCCGTGGGTTGGACGTGAAAGAAGTTTCTGTACAGAGAGGAACTGAACATGCTGAGTTTCTTTGTCTCTTCCCATTCGCTGCACTGACATTAAACTGGTCAGTTCCCCAATATTTTGTGTAGTAGCTGAGACAGAGTTATCTGACACCCCTtgtgggctctgagcactgacaCCAGTCCCGGACCTAATGCTGTGAAATGCAGATCTGCTGTGGGCGCTCTGCTAGATGGGAAACCGGTGGAGACATTGAGTAGCTCAGCAAACCACCATTAACTTCGATAGCAGCACAATTCCTTGTGTATGAATCTTACTGGGCTACGTACTTGGTTTTATCCTCAGgtattttcaaaagaagagcTCCGAAAATTCCTACAGAAGCTGAGGGAATCTTCTCTGATGCTTCTGGACCAGGACCTGGATCCCCTGGGGTATGAAATCCAGCCTTAGAATTTCCTGTAGATACCTGCACAAACTTCTGAACGTGAAGCCTGGGCACCGCCATCAGCATTGCTTCATTGTGTGATCCGTTCTGATCTCTGCTCCAAGAAGCGCAGCCATCAGCATTGCAATTCTGAGGCTGTGACCAATGTGGGAGGATATTTGTGACATGATCtattttgtaactttttttttttcttaataaacgTGCTTTATAAACAGACAGTGTTTGTTCATTCACGTCTGAGCTGACAGCGCACACAGAAAGGTGGTGCCGTGTGGATTTCTTTGGGTACGTGCTGAGGAGCCGCCTGTGGAGGGGAAGCGTTATTCAGCAGTACAGGAAAGTGcggagctgcagctggaaagtGCGGCAGCATGTGGAGATCAGAGCAGAGGGCTGCAGAAGCGGTGGGCGGAGGGAGCATCCCACGAAGAGCAAAGGCACCGGCTCCATAGGGGACACAGCGCTCGGTGCAGCTGCTCGCAGGTGGAGGTGATCCTGACCTGCGGAAGAACTGACCGAGTCCGGAAGCGAGCGCGACGTTCCGCGTTTCGCTTATAAACCTGCTTGCACGTTTACACGCGTTATCGTGTCTAACCTCTTCCTGAAGGGAGAGGGGGCAGGACGCAGCTCTATCGCACAGGGcgtgacagcagcagcagctccgcTAATTCGGCGCTCACCGCCGCCCCACAAAGGCCCGCACCCGCCTTCAGTGCCGGCTACAACCGCACCCCGCAAGGAGCCCGGCCGCCCTTTGTCCCGCAGCCCGGCGGGCGGAGCCGCGCTCTGAGCCCGGCCCTTCCCCGGCCTTCAGCCCGGCCGCTCCCGCCGGAAGGCGCCCGGCCACGTGTCGCGGGGCGGAGCTGGTGTCGTTGTTGCCGCCGCGCTGCAGCCCCGGGGCCGTGAGGCGCTGCCGCCCCGCCGGGCGcggggtgctgtgctgggctgtgctgcgTTCCGTGCGGTGCTGTGCCGTGCGGTGCTGTGCCGTGCGGTGCCGGcgccatgggctgggtgccgGCGCAGGGCCGGCTGGCGGCGGGGCTGCTGGTGAACCTGGCCGCCTCCATCTGCATCGTCTTCCTGAACAAGTGGCTGTACGTGCGGCTGGGCTTCCCCAACCTCAGCCTGACGCTGGTGCACTTCGCCATCACCTGGCTCGGCCTCTACCTCTGCCAGGCGCTCGGCGCCTTCGCCCCTAAGAGCCTGCGGGCCGCCCAGGTGCTGCCGCTGGCGCTCAGCTTCTGCGGCTTCGTCGTCTTCACCAACCTCTCGCTGCAGAGCAACACCATCGGCACCTACCAGCTGGCCAAGGCCATGACCACGCCGGTCATCGTGCTCATCCAGAGCCTGGCCTACGGCAAGAGCTTCCCGCTCCGCATCAAGCTCACCCTGGTGAGAGCcggggggaggaagggggtTATTGCGGGGCCGAGGTCGCGCCGAGCCGCCCCACAACGCGTGTCCGTCCCGCAGGTGCCCATCACGCTCGGCGTGTTCCTCAACTCCTACTACGACGTGAAGTTCAGCGCCCTGGGCACGGTGTTCGCCACGCTGGGCGTCCTGGTCACGTCTCTCTATCAAGTGGTCGGTATCGGCGGGGCCGAGGGGCGCGGGGTGCAGGGAGACATTTCTTGTGGTGTGTCTGTGCTCCGTGTGTCTGTAGTCACAAAACACAGACATCTGGTTTGGCAGAGGTGGGCGGTAGTTCTCACTGTCCGTCTGTCTGGTGCCGTCTGTGTGAAACAccctctgtgcttctgctcaAGCGATGGGttgttttcctgatgtttaacagctttctcttctggtCTTAGTGGGTCGGAGCAAAGCAGCATGAATTGCAGGTGAACTCCATGCAGTTGCTGTACTATCAGGCACCCATGTCCTCGGCCATGCTGCTGTTCATCATTCCTTTCTTTGAGCCAGTCTTCGGAGAAGGGGGTATATTTGGGCCCTGGACGCTTTCTGCTGTGGTAAGGCTTTCATCCACCACTGTTTGTACCGACCccaaactgttttattttggttcttGATTTGTTTCTCTTGCCTGATACGTTGTATCTGAAAGTAACGGGACCTGGAATGTATCTACAGGTGGTCGGAATTATGTGGGGTTGCTGACTGTGTGCGTTCATCCACAGATCATGGTGCTGCTGTCTGGTGTGATAGCCTTCATGGTAAACTTGTCCATTTACTGGATCATTGGGAATACATCGCCTGTCACGTATCCTTTGGAACAGTAGCTGCCTTTCCTGTTTCTATATCAGTTATGCTAGTGTTCATTTGGACTGACTTACTGTGGGAAAACCAGTTTGTGAGCTGCCTGCTTTCTCTTATATGGTAAAGCTGGGGAAGtacattctcttttatttttcttagcgtatttcatagaactgtaggattgttaaggttggaaaagacctctaagatctcAGAGTCCAACCATGAACCCATCGCTACcattcccactaaaccatggcCCGAAGTGCCACCTCTGAACGTccctttaacacctccagggatggtgaccctACTGAGTTGAATGGGATACACCTCTGTGTGCCTTGGGCACAATGAACTGAGCTCTTAAATGTTCTCTGTTAACTGCAGATGCCGTTGTGATTTTGTGTGATCCTTAACAGGTGCTTAGATACAACATGTTCGGACACTTCAAGTTCTGCATCACCCTGCTGGGAGGGTGCCTCTTGTTTAAGGACCCCTTGTCTGTTAACCAAGGCCTTGGCATTCTGTGCACGTTGTTTGGCATCTTAGCCTACACGCACTTCAAGCTTAGCGAGCAGGAAAACAGTAAGAGTAAATTGGTTCAGCGTCCATAAAGCAGGGCTTTCTGGGGCTTAGTAACATTATGTTGTGAGGGACAACGAGTATTGAAATCTGCATTGATTCTAGAATGCACAGAACTGCCTCATTCATTTAGAACGGTGGCTTTAATTGAACTGCCAGGATCGTTATTCTGTAACTaaagcaaagaaactgaatGGTGTGAAATGTCAGGGCTCTCCTGTCTCACTCTGTCCCATCGTTTTCATTACATGTAAGTGGTAACTTAACAAAGGAACTGGCACACATCAAATTGCCGTGGAGATGTTTCTGCAGTCATTATGTTTTTTGCATACCAAATGAGGTGGTGGTGGCTGCTGTTatgacacagagcagcaatgTCATATTTGCGACCATGCCTGTATTGTGGGCTGAAATGCTTCCTCCCTTTTGTCTGGTAGGTGATGGAGAGAAAATGGACCACGTTTAGCAAGGGCTCTGAGCTCATTCCTATTGTATGCTTGACTTGAATGCACTGACAAATGAGGTGAAATTAGCGGTGGAGGGAGACAAGAGCAGAGGAGAAGCTGGAAAACTTGAAGCCCCAGGCCAAGCTGtagataaacaggaaaaaagatctAAACCgctcttcagtttttcttcaaaCCTGTCAGGGCATGGACTTAGTCATTAGTATCTTTACAGAACCTGCTGCCACCTCACGGTTTTCTCTTTGCCAAAACAAGGCTTGACGCGAGATGGCGAGCCCGCTAAAATCTCTGATTTCATGGTGGTTGCCAAATGCTTTGCAGCCCGTGCGTGTGGGCAGCCGTGCTCAGAATAGCCATGAGGAGCATCAGAGAGGGTTGCTGACTGCGCGAGATACGGCCTAGGGATGTGGCCGTGAACTGCACTGAGGCGGCTGGAAGGAGTGATTTGGGATGGGTGGCTCTGTGCTAATTCTGAACGCTTTGCAAAGGACTTTGTGCCAGTACCAAGAGCTGATATGACAGCATGGGAGGAAGAAGCTGAGTActgttctattttaaatatgaaagcaaaaataaatgcgCTTGGTGAATCTGGTGAAAGCATATGTTCTCTAGATTTGCCAGGTTAGAATTGATTTGCAGTATATTCTTACATTTTGGGGTTTATTTCGTCTTCATCTACCTCTAGCAGATCTAAAGAGGGGAAGTACGTGATCATGAGCAGGTATGGAAGTTTACAACCGTGGACAGAAATAAGTAGTTCCTAGGAGCTAAGTCTTTGTGTAAGAAACAACGTACATCTTCTGAAGCATAGAAATTACTTCTTGGTACACAGATCTccctttc
The Coturnix japonica isolate 7356 chromosome 1, Coturnix japonica 2.1, whole genome shotgun sequence DNA segment above includes these coding regions:
- the NUP107 gene encoding nuclear pore complex protein Nup107 isoform X1; amino-acid sequence: MDKNSFGDVLSPITTEVARPGWKLGSQKRVCIITSLDDSMGSMTPKGQIIPRTPSSLFRQPSLCLPVIASRSSQKQTDSPTVLGAAGKSSLILQNSGLLGNQSMLDDSNWTAMLSPQQTGMFANLDMTEDVTTSAVLLREDDPGEAATMSMYSDFLHSFLKHTSTTIFDLVDEYENICNNQVNILGKIVYRATPGQQKFSKTASVLWLLKQEMVTWRLLSSLYRDRIQSALEDETAFEITVLNASEKMNVDNLFQKDALVRQSQLVVDWLESIAKDEIGNFSDNIEFYAKSVYWENTLHILKQRQLSTFIGSSRPLVTELDPDAPIRQKLPLDDLDREDDARLLKYLFTLIRAGMTDEAQRLCKRCGQAWRAATLEGWKLYHDPNINGGNEVRPVEGNPYRCIWKICCWRMAEEEQFNRYERAIYAALSGNLKQLLPVCDTWEDTVWAYFRVMVDTLVEQEIRTSVVSAEEVEELPREYLETNWTSEKVFEELQATDKKRVIEENQEHYRVIQKFIILGDVDGLMEEFNRWISKDRHVLPGHLLRFMTHLILFFRTLGLQTKEEVSVEVLKTYIQRMISERHTDLIAFYVSHLPPELAVAQYALFLEDVTESDQRHHCLELAKEAGLDVAAITKTVVENIRKKDAGDFSHHDHMLDTGTTEADRLKIDVIDWLVFDPAQRAEALKQSNAIMRKFLASKKHEAAKDVFVKIPQDSIAEIYNQWEEQGIEASLPAEDDNAIREHLCIRAYLEAHEIFNKWFQHMNSAPQKPPLLPQASFTEKVAHEHKEKKYEVDYGIWKSFLDGLTSDVKEKMYNVLLFVDGGWMVDVREDAEEDPERTHQMILLRKLCLPMMCFLLHTVLHSTGQYQECLRLADMVASERHKLYTVFSKEELRKFLQKLRESSLMLLDQDLDPLGYEIQP
- the NUP107 gene encoding nuclear pore complex protein Nup107 isoform X2, with translation MDKNSFGDVLSPITTEVARPGWKLGSQKRVCIITSLDDSMGSMTPKGQIIPRTPSSLFRQPFIASRSSQKQTDSPTVLGAAGKSSLILQNSGLLGNQSMLDDSNWTAMLSPQQTGMFANLDMTEDVTTSAVLLREDDPGEAATMSMYSDFLHSFLKHTSTTIFDLVDEYENICNNQVNILGKIVYRATPGQQKFSKTASVLWLLKQEMVTWRLLSSLYRDRIQSALEDETAFEITVLNASEKMNVDNLFQKDALVRQSQLVVDWLESIAKDEIGNFSDNIEFYAKSVYWENTLHILKQRQLSTFIGSSRPLVTELDPDAPIRQKLPLDDLDREDDARLLKYLFTLIRAGMTDEAQRLCKRCGQAWRAATLEGWKLYHDPNINGGNEVRPVEGNPYRCIWKICCWRMAEEEQFNRYERAIYAALSGNLKQLLPVCDTWEDTVWAYFRVMVDTLVEQEIRTSVVSAEEVEELPREYLETNWTSEKVFEELQATDKKRVIEENQEHYRVIQKFIILGDVDGLMEEFNRWISKDRHVLPGHLLRFMTHLILFFRTLGLQTKEEVSVEVLKTYIQRMISERHTDLIAFYVSHLPPELAVAQYALFLEDVTESDQRHHCLELAKEAGLDVAAITKTVVENIRKKDAGDFSHHDHMLDTGTTEADRLKIDVIDWLVFDPAQRAEALKQSNAIMRKFLASKKHEAAKDVFVKIPQDSIAEIYNQWEEQGIEASLPAEDDNAIREHLCIRAYLEAHEIFNKWFQHMNSAPQKPPLLPQASFTEKVAHEHKEKKYEVDYGIWKSFLDGLTSDVKEKMYNVLLFVDGGWMVDVREDAEEDPERTHQMILLRKLCLPMMCFLLHTVLHSTGQYQECLRLADMVASERHKLYTVFSKEELRKFLQKLRESSLMLLDQDLDPLGYEIQP
- the NUP107 gene encoding nuclear pore complex protein Nup107 isoform X3 — encoded protein: MGSMTPKGQIIPRTPSSLFRQPSLCLPVIASRSSQKQTDSPTVLGAAGKSSLILQNSGLLGNQSMLDDSNWTAMLSPQQTGMFANLDMTEDVTTSAVLLREDDPGEAATMSMYSDFLHSFLKHTSTTIFDLVDEYENICNNQVNILGKIVYRATPGQQKFSKTASVLWLLKQEMVTWRLLSSLYRDRIQSALEDETAFEITVLNASEKMNVDNLFQKDALVRQSQLVVDWLESIAKDEIGNFSDNIEFYAKSVYWENTLHILKQRQLSTFIGSSRPLVTELDPDAPIRQKLPLDDLDREDDARLLKYLFTLIRAGMTDEAQRLCKRCGQAWRAATLEGWKLYHDPNINGGNEVRPVEGNPYRCIWKICCWRMAEEEQFNRYERAIYAALSGNLKQLLPVCDTWEDTVWAYFRVMVDTLVEQEIRTSVVSAEEVEELPREYLETNWTSEKVFEELQATDKKRVIEENQEHYRVIQKFIILGDVDGLMEEFNRWISKDRHVLPGHLLRFMTHLILFFRTLGLQTKEEVSVEVLKTYIQRMISERHTDLIAFYVSHLPPELAVAQYALFLEDVTESDQRHHCLELAKEAGLDVAAITKTVVENIRKKDAGDFSHHDHMLDTGTTEADRLKIDVIDWLVFDPAQRAEALKQSNAIMRKFLASKKHEAAKDVFVKIPQDSIAEIYNQWEEQGIEASLPAEDDNAIREHLCIRAYLEAHEIFNKWFQHMNSAPQKPPLLPQASFTEKVAHEHKEKKYEVDYGIWKSFLDGLTSDVKEKMYNVLLFVDGGWMVDVREDAEEDPERTHQMILLRKLCLPMMCFLLHTVLHSTGQYQECLRLADMVASERHKLYTVFSKEELRKFLQKLRESSLMLLDQDLDPLGYEIQP